Proteins from a single region of Acidovorax sp. NCPPB 3576:
- the mobV gene encoding MobV family relaxase yields MAYAIFRVEKYKTNHAIGGIMRHHLREAPEEVDGLDPSRSHLNITIGAADRPALFRAIKARIATTTRKPRPDANRIIENVFTASPEFFDGMPYESQKTYLLHCVDFAKEVYGADNVVGAYLHFDEKSPHCHVLCVPIETSTRTTKKNSRHITALNAGHYLGGSEKCINLQTRFAEFVQRKGYDLKRGEPKSETQRRHVPLREYYAEIAASHKAATELLAQAASEASATAQKRRQAEHEMGRLKLDREAIEAEREAIQKRHTEADAEWSRARAANQKARDYEDRAQKLAHQGLAGIQGVKRLAAIANRPELAGMLELLAENATARELLALYQHDPKMALVVQNNVALAIGMSDQNLAPKTGDEKNAVVITALKGLKPQEDGPAAFDWGMPGH; encoded by the coding sequence ATGGCATACGCGATATTCAGGGTCGAAAAATACAAAACCAATCACGCCATCGGCGGCATCATGCGGCACCATCTCCGAGAAGCTCCGGAGGAGGTGGATGGGCTCGACCCGAGCCGCTCCCACCTCAATATAACCATCGGCGCAGCCGACCGACCGGCGCTATTCAGGGCGATAAAGGCGCGGATTGCCACAACGACGCGAAAACCGCGCCCCGACGCCAATCGTATTATTGAGAATGTCTTTACGGCTTCCCCGGAGTTTTTTGATGGCATGCCTTATGAGAGTCAAAAGACGTATTTACTCCACTGCGTTGATTTTGCAAAAGAGGTTTATGGTGCTGATAATGTCGTTGGGGCGTATTTGCATTTTGACGAAAAAAGTCCGCATTGCCATGTACTTTGCGTGCCCATTGAGACATCGACCAGGACTACAAAGAAAAACAGCCGCCACATCACAGCACTCAACGCGGGTCATTATTTGGGTGGTTCTGAAAAGTGCATTAACCTGCAAACCCGCTTTGCTGAGTTCGTCCAGAGGAAGGGGTACGACCTGAAACGGGGCGAGCCCAAGAGTGAGACCCAAAGGCGGCATGTTCCATTGCGGGAGTATTACGCCGAGATTGCCGCGAGCCATAAGGCCGCCACTGAATTGCTGGCGCAAGCGGCAAGCGAAGCCAGCGCGACAGCACAGAAGCGGCGGCAGGCGGAGCATGAAATGGGGCGCCTGAAACTCGACCGGGAGGCCATAGAAGCTGAGCGCGAAGCCATCCAGAAGCGACATACCGAAGCAGATGCGGAATGGAGCCGCGCCCGCGCTGCGAACCAAAAGGCACGGGACTATGAGGACAGGGCGCAAAAGCTGGCCCATCAAGGGCTGGCGGGCATCCAGGGCGTGAAGCGCCTTGCAGCAATTGCCAACCGGCCAGAGCTGGCCGGGATGTTGGAGCTATTGGCCGAGAATGCCACCGCCCGGGAGCTGTTGGCCCTCTATCAGCATGACCCGAAAATGGCCCTAGTGGTCCAGAACAATGTCGCCTTGGCCATTGGCATGTCCGACCAAAATCTGGCCCCCAAAACGGGCGATGAAAAAAATGCCGTAGTGATTACGGCATTGAAGGGTTTGAAGCCCCAGGAAGATGGCCCCGCCGCATTCGACTGGGGCATGCCAGGCCATTGA
- a CDS encoding phage integrase, whose translation MLNLPIYLLGSSYYLHTRINGQQVKRSLRTSYKRVAIIRAIALLNTMHKKPDLSELSTYEMDVSKGIFKADGDEDHKRMMEAIQALKALHAGQPAPTLAPATVAPPADDPTALKLGELLEKFLLLKSVKQSTADSYENTTTELAKFLKNPPITRITQSDLTRYQEHLAAKGNGIRTIDNKISTVRALYNFAKKQGYTRGDNPAENRALLTKKQRLQGGWATFETDEIALLLGGDFFREQREKSPDYVNAVLMGLFTACRVGEITALKKGQFKRSRNGVPYITIRDSKTQAGIREVPLHPYIYAQIVPVLDTLENAEDKLFKYKERDGKGSGNAVGKMFARNLESARISRDKLVFHSLRKYVNNELMQNKVSLEHRCQFAGHEIDNVNVAVYTKVIGIDELAASVFPTLDLIAQTVQIATDPMAGIEMGGLIDPDALM comes from the coding sequence ATGCTCAATTTGCCCATCTACCTACTTGGTTCCAGCTACTACCTCCATACCCGTATCAATGGCCAGCAGGTCAAGCGTTCGCTGCGCACCAGCTACAAACGGGTAGCTATCATTCGGGCAATAGCTCTGTTGAACACAATGCACAAAAAGCCCGACCTCAGCGAACTTAGCACCTACGAGATGGACGTATCCAAGGGCATCTTCAAAGCCGACGGAGACGAAGACCACAAGCGGATGATGGAGGCCATCCAGGCCCTCAAAGCGCTACACGCAGGCCAGCCCGCGCCCACACTGGCACCGGCCACAGTAGCCCCACCAGCAGACGACCCCACGGCCTTGAAGCTGGGCGAGTTGCTGGAAAAGTTCCTCTTGCTCAAATCCGTCAAGCAGTCCACTGCCGACTCGTACGAGAACACCACCACCGAACTGGCCAAGTTCCTCAAAAACCCACCCATCACGCGCATCACGCAAAGCGACCTCACGCGCTACCAGGAACATCTAGCCGCCAAGGGCAATGGCATCCGCACCATTGACAACAAGATATCCACCGTGCGCGCCCTGTACAACTTCGCTAAAAAGCAAGGCTACACGCGCGGCGACAACCCCGCAGAGAATCGCGCGCTGCTGACCAAGAAACAGCGCTTGCAAGGCGGTTGGGCCACGTTTGAAACCGACGAAATCGCGCTCTTGCTGGGCGGCGACTTCTTCCGCGAGCAACGCGAGAAATCCCCGGACTATGTGAACGCGGTGCTTATGGGCCTGTTCACGGCCTGCCGCGTGGGCGAGATCACCGCCCTGAAAAAAGGCCAGTTCAAGCGTAGCCGTAACGGCGTGCCTTACATCACCATCCGGGATAGCAAGACGCAAGCAGGCATCCGTGAGGTGCCGCTACACCCCTACATCTATGCGCAGATAGTGCCCGTGCTGGACACGCTGGAAAACGCGGAAGACAAGCTCTTCAAGTACAAGGAGCGCGACGGCAAGGGAAGCGGCAACGCCGTCGGCAAGATGTTCGCCCGCAACCTCGAAAGCGCCCGGATTTCACGGGACAAGCTCGTATTCCATAGCCTGCGCAAGTACGTGAACAACGAACTCATGCAAAACAAAGTGAGCTTGGAACACCGCTGCCAGTTCGCCGGGCACGAAATCGACAACGTGAACGTGGCCGTGTATACGAAGGTCATCGGCATCGACGAACTGGCTGCGTCGGTGTTCCCAACGCTGGACCTGATTGCCCAGACCGTCCAAATAGCCACCGACCCCATGGCGGGCATCGAGATGGGGGGGCTTATCGACCCCGATGCCCTGATGTAG
- a CDS encoding DUF1993 domain-containing protein, with the protein MTSFIYSASVPVFKQMLGSLRDVLSKTEAHATARKIDPDALLQARLFPDMFPLSRQVLVACDFAKGIAARLAGADVPSMPDAERVGFADLQARIDAVLAFIEGLPAESFNEAATRQITLQPGTPREKQFAGEHYLLHYGLPQFFFHVNATYAIARHNGVELGKRDYMGKY; encoded by the coding sequence ATGACTTCTTTTATCTACAGCGCCAGCGTCCCCGTTTTCAAGCAGATGCTCGGCTCCCTGCGGGATGTGCTTTCCAAAACCGAAGCCCACGCGACCGCACGCAAGATCGACCCGGACGCGCTGCTGCAGGCACGCTTGTTCCCTGACATGTTCCCGCTGTCCCGCCAGGTGCTGGTGGCCTGCGATTTCGCCAAAGGCATCGCTGCACGGCTGGCTGGCGCTGATGTTCCGTCGATGCCCGATGCCGAGCGGGTCGGCTTTGCCGATCTGCAAGCTCGCATCGACGCCGTGCTGGCATTCATCGAAGGCCTGCCCGCCGAGTCTTTCAACGAAGCCGCCACGCGCCAGATCACTCTGCAGCCCGGCACGCCCCGCGAAAAGCAGTTCGCCGGCGAGCACTACCTGCTGCACTACGGCCTGCCGCAGTTCTTCTTCCACGTGAACGCCACGTACGCCATCGCGCGGCACAACGGCGTGGAACTGGGCAAGCGCGACTACATGGGGAAGTACTGA